The Deltaproteobacteria bacterium sequence TAGGCGCTCAAATCGGCGCGCGCCTGGTGGAGGGTATTTCAACAGCCAATTTCAAAAAGATCTTTTCTTTCATCCTCTTGGGCCTGGCTGTGTATCTTTTTCTTAAGAAATGAGTCCACCGCTCGAAAAAAGGTTCCCGCAGTGATGAACTCATAGGAAGTCAACGGTACTCCTGCAAAGTGGTTTTTCTTTTCCCAATAGTTAACCATAAGTGCCCAATGTTCCAGGTCTGTTCTTGCGCCTATTTGGGCCTAACTTCTTGAAAATTATACGCAAACTCTTCAACCACCTGGTTTTGCATGATGTTTGCATATGATTGTTGTAAAGTGTTTCGGGCAATGAATCCTTGTCCGGCGGTACAACCATCAACGGCCACTACGCAGGAAAAGGGAGTGAGGATCTTCACAGAAGAAGCATGAAGTATGTAGGCATCACTTGCTGGAACATTGTTTTTTTTCTTACGGTCTGCTGTTCGGGGTACACCACACAACCGGAACAGCATGCCGCAGGATCTGTTGAAGCAACTGACGTTCGCGGTGCTCAAGATCGGGAACCGGGCTCTTCCAGGATGGAGACCAGAGGGTGTATTCCCGGACAAGTTATTGTAAAATTTAAGGAAGGTACGGGGCAGCAGACTATCGAGGCAATTCAAAGGGAGTTGCACCTTAAAATCATTCGGGTAGTCTCACGGCCAAATTTGTACCTCATGGAGGTTGAAGAGGGTTCCTCACTTGAGGAGATCACAAGACGCCTGCAGGATTTCAAAGCGGTTGAATACGCAGAACCCAATTACGTGAGAAGAATTCAATAGGTATGATACGGACAATGAGAGAGCTGATGCGCTTAATTTTCACCGAGTTAGAGATTCTTGCTACAACATTGCCCGATGAGATTGCTTCGGCTGTTCCCTCACTTCATTGGGGACGTCTCGCAATGACAATAACACCGCCATACTGTCATTGCGAGCCACCGGCCCGTAGGGGCCTAGGCCCCGGAAGGCGAAGCGAAGCAATTTCCTAGGTTATAAGTATATGAATTTTCGTTACGAGACACTAGCGATCTGGGTAATCGCCTCCTTCATCTACTTTTTTGTGTCCCCTGAATGGGCTGTTCCAGGCAGTAGGACACAAACAGGGCAAACACGCAGATATGTTGCCGGCGAACTCCTCGTAAAGTACAAACCTCGCCTTCGCGCTGCCGCCTCAGAATATTTTCGAGGCCGATGGGGTGTTTCCACGCTGAAAACTTATCAGGCTGTCGGCGCGGAGCACGTAAAGCTTCCCAAAGGAATGACCGTAGAGGAGGCCATGGAGATATACCAGGATGATCCGGATGTGGAATATGCGGAACCCAATTACTATCGCCACGCCACGGCCACGCCGGATGACACCTTTTTTGACGAATTATGGGGGTTACACAATACGGGGCAGGTAGTAAGTGGCAGCAGCGGTACCCCAGATGCCGACATTGACGCCCCGGGGGCCTGGGACACGCAGAAAGGAAGCAGTGATGTGGTCGTGGCAGTTCTTGACACAGGGGCAGATTGGGACCATGAAGATTTGACTGATAACATGTGGATAAATTCCGACGAAGGAATCGGTGATGCCAATGGGGATGGATTTCCTGGAGTTCAAGGGGTAGATGACGACGGAGACGGTTTGGTAGATGAGGACTTCCAAGGAAGGGAACCTGGAGACCTGGGTTATACGAACGATCTCAAAAATGACGATGATGAAAACGGCTACATAGACGATATCAGAGGCTGGGATTTTGTGAATGAAAATGACAATAACCCTGATGATGATAACGATTCAAGCTATCACGGCACACACGTTTCCGGGACAATTGGGGCCAAAGGTAACAACGAGAAAGGTATCACCGGTGTGAACTGGTCGGTGTCTATCATGCCGCTTAAAATCTTGGGTGTTAACGGGACCGGCTCAGTTGCAAACGAGATTGAGGCCATAGATTTTGCCATAGCTAATGGAGCAAAGATCATAAATGCAAGCTTTAGTGGTGATGACTATTCAGAAGCAGAATATGATGCAATAGAAAGAGCCAGGGATGCCGGGGTGCTTTTTGTGGCAGCAGCAGGAAACGGTGGCGACGATAATGTTGCGCCAGGGTGGGACAATGATATGGCTGGACAAGAGCAATACCCGGCGAGCTACGACGTGGCCAACATCGTCGCCGTAGCAGCTACAGATCAGAATGATGCTCTGGCAGGTTTTTCCAATTATGGAGCGACTTCCGTGGATGTTACCGCACCTGGTGTAGATATATACAGTACAAAGGCGGACAACGAATATCAGCTTTTGGACGGAACATCCATGGCCACACCCCATGTTTCGGGCCTCGCTGCCCTGATCTTGGCAGAAAACGGCGCTTTTACATACAGTCAGGTCAAGAACCGTATTCTAAACGGTGTAGATGTCAAAACAGCCCTGAGCGGAAAGGTCCTAATGGCGGGCAGGATCAATGCCAATAACAGCATTAATCCGGGGAGCGTTCCTGATGCGCCGAGTGGCCTTGGGGTCGGGGCTGTGTCCACCAGTCAGACTAGTCTCAACTGGACAGATAATGCGGATGACGAATCCGGCTTCAA is a genomic window containing:
- a CDS encoding S8 family serine peptidase, with amino-acid sequence MNFRYETLAIWVIASFIYFFVSPEWAVPGSRTQTGQTRRYVAGELLVKYKPRLRAAASEYFRGRWGVSTLKTYQAVGAEHVKLPKGMTVEEAMEIYQDDPDVEYAEPNYYRHATATPDDTFFDELWGLHNTGQVVSGSSGTPDADIDAPGAWDTQKGSSDVVVAVLDTGADWDHEDLTDNMWINSDEGIGDANGDGFPGVQGVDDDGDGLVDEDFQGREPGDLGYTNDLKNDDDENGYIDDIRGWDFVNENDNNPDDDNDSSYHGTHVSGTIGAKGNNEKGITGVNWSVSIMPLKILGVNGTGSVANEIEAIDFAIANGAKIINASFSGDDYSEAEYDAIERARDAGVLFVAAAGNGGDDNVAPGWDNDMAGQEQYPASYDVANIVAVAATDQNDALAGFSNYGATSVDVTAPGVDIYSTKADNEYQLLDGTSMATPHVSGLAALILAENGAFTYSQVKNRILNGVDVKTALSGKVLMAGRINANNSINPGSVPDAPSGLGVGAVSTSQTSLNWTDNADDESGFKIKRATVSGGPHSHIATVAANAESYTDTGLNDGTTYYYRVCAFNAAGNSTDSNEDEATTLLPAPSGLSATAASSSRVDLSWTDNSFAESGYNIEQKTGSGGTYAEIAVVNANVATYSNTGLSASTAYYYRVRAYNSSDNSDYSNEAHATTLGASGGDDGGGCFVATSDPWSTIGQAYSLIQDLITTCTSKWKS